The Candida orthopsilosis Co 90-125, chromosome 3 draft sequence sequence cattattttattttgatttataCTCTCCACTGATACAAGATATCCAATGATTAATGTGAAAAAggaagatgttgaagatagTATAGTTTGTGAAGCAACTGATGTATATGATAATGATGCATTAGTTACCAAGTTTGCCGAATACCAAAGTATGATAAATTGAACCGATAATTTAAACGTGTCATAAATGTTTATATCCAATGAGTTATCAGGTGGTACATCATCcccaattgattcaacacAGGTCAAGCTTCCCAGTTGTTGTATCTGtccttcttcaacttgtgTAGCAACAACAGTGTTTAAATCCTCATCCGATCCATACCTTCTAATCAACCCATCCCCATCCTTACTCGgtatttgatgatactTGTACTCATTAGTaaacttgttgataaattgacgtaatgacaattttttaaatttgagATAAGGAATAATGTAAAAACTAAAACAACTTGTATTAATCCAAGTAATGAAAAATGGTTTACGATACgaatcatcttcaacaatggcaTTTACTAAGAAACTTGATGATACCCATAGTATAACCACTGCTGATAAATTGATAAGACCTAGGATCCATTTTTGTCGGGAATGTAGACTTGCGTCGGGAATAAAGAATGCTGAGATATATCGGAGTATGGATATCCTTGTATTGGTAATGGTGGACATATGGTGCAGcttgtgtgtgtgtgtatgtaATTTGTTGCAATGCTTATCTATTAATCAACTGtggattcaaaatttttcttttctttttcttcatcattacGCAATTTCACATTTCTTAGTTTTTGACTTCTTCTATCCATCTAACTAAAACGCGTTTTAGTACAGTGAAAAATCGTCAACTCCACCAAAGAACACCAACAATATCCCCCAATATGCCGCCAAAAGTGTATGTATCTATAGACTACTACCCTATTTATCATCCTTAACTAACAAATTTGACTCAAGTAAAGCACCTAAAGTCAAAGTGGAAAAACCATTTGCATATGAACGAAATCTTAATAGtagattcaaatttggagCTCACGTGGGTATGTCAGGTGGAATATATAAAGCAGTCACTAATTCTATGAATATTGGTGGTAATAGCTTTgcattgtttttgaaatcgCCTCGTAAATGGGTATCGCCAGCTTTAAAACCTGATGATATTGCTAAATTTGCTGAATTATGCAAACAACACAATTATAACCCAAGAACTGATATTTTACCTCATGGTTCATATTTTATTAACTTAGCCAACCCGGATCCTGAAAAGGAAGCTAAAGCATATGATTCAtttcttgatgatttgaaacgATGTGAACAGTTGAATATTGGACTATATAATTTCCATCCTGGATCAAGTTTAGATGGTGATCGAAAACAAGCATTGAAACAACTAGCTAATAATATCAATAAAGCAATCAAGGACACTGCATTTGTtaaaattgtaattgagAATATGGCTGGTCATGGGAACCTCATTGGatctgatttgaaagatataCGTGAAGTGATTGATATGGTTGACGATAAATCACGAGTAGGTGTTTGTTTAGACACCTGTCATTCATTTGCTGCTGGGTATGACATTACAGACGAGGATAAATGGAATGCATTTcttaaacaatttgatgagaTTGTTGGAGCTGAGTACCTTAGTGCTATACATTTAAATGATTCAAAAGCTCCATTAGGAGCCAATCGTGATTTACATCAGAAATTGGGTCAAGGTTTCCTCGGACTAGAGGTGTTTAGAGCTATCGCCAACTGTGATAGATTACAAGGTATACCTATTGTATTGGAAACCCCTGTAGGagacgatgatgaaatatATGGAGAAGAAATTAAACTTCTTGAATGGCTTGAAGGTAGACCAAAAGATGATGCTGATTTTATTGCCAAGAAGGATGAGTTATGGGCATTAGGTAAAAAGGAAAGAgatgaacaattgaaaaagtttgaaGTAAAGACGAAAAAAAGGGCTAAAGATGAGGAAAAAAATGGTGATATTACAaagatggtgaagaagaagaaggtggGTGCAAAATAGGTGTATATTACACGACCTTTGTATATAGAGAACTATTCAGTGCGtaaatagaaaaaaaaatttggttgtttTTAGAGAACCAGTTGACAAAAACACTTTAACTATCTAATCACAATTGACTCCACAACACATCAATTGTAATGTTTGGAGGAGGTACATCTTCAGGATTTGGAGGATTTGGTACAAATACTGCCAATACTAACTCCCCGTTTGGCGGTGGCGCCAACACAActacaaacacaaacacaaacacaaacgCATCACCATTTGGGACaagcaccaccaacacAGGAGGGGGATTATTTGGCAATGCATCATCCAATCCAACATCATCTTTTGGATCTAGTAATGTCTTTGGATCTGGTAACACTGGTACTACAGGAACACTGGCATTTGGAAGTAATACTGCTGGAGCAAGTGGTGGAGGattatttggatcaaatcAAGCTAGTAATACAACTGCATCTGCATCGCCTTTTGgacaaccacaacaatcaGCACCATCAGTTTTTGGAAGTGGTACTCAGGGCTCTTCTGCATTTGGATCTTCAAACGCAGGAACTGGCGGTGGACTCTTTGGTAGCAAGCCAGCAACTACATCAACTTTCGGGTTTGGTTCACCAGCAGCAAACAATACCACAACATCACCATTTGGGGCGTCAACTGCAACTACTAACGCTTTCGGAGCTACTCTGGGTGATCCCAATGCCAATAACGGTACCGCTGTGAAACCATTTTCACCACACAGTGAAAAAGATTCAGCAAATATAAATAATgtgtttcaaaatatatgTTGTATGCCAGAATATAAGAATTATTCATTTGAAGAGTTACGATTGAAAGATTATGAACAAGGAAGAAGGTTCCCACCGAATCAAGGTGCAGCAGGAGGGGCATTTGGAAGTACTGCAAACACAGGCACTGGATTTGGATTTAGTGGTACTgcccaacaacaaccatcTACTGGAGGAGGACTTTTTGGTGGACAAGCTAGTTCATCACCATTTGGAAATACTGGTAACACTACATCTGGGTTTGGTTCAAGTTTTAACAAGCCGGCAGCATCCCCATTTGGGTCATCGGGAGCGTTTGGATCAAcgcaacaacaagcatCTCCTTTCGGGGCAAGTAACACCGGTAATGCATTTGGAGCTAATAAACCAGGAACTGGATTTGGATCAACCAATACCAACACAGGTGGTGGATTATTTGGTGGTGCTAGTGGATCGAATAATGCATTTGGACAAAAACCAGCGACTGGGTTTGGAAGTGGTAACACTTCGACATTTGGATCATCTGGTGGCGCGTTTGGAAATACTGGCGCTTCACCATTTGGACAAGCTAACAATACccagcaacaacaacaacaaggtGGTGGATTATTTGGTGGATCCAATACTGGAGGCGCATTTGGTAATACATCAGGTGGATTTGGACAATCAAACACAGGTAATGCATTTGGATCCAATACTGGCGCTTCAGGTGGTGGATTATTTGGTGGCCAGCAATCGCTGGGTTTTGGTGCTAAGCCAAGTACAGGATTTGGTTCCACTGGTGGAGGACTTTTTGGCCAACAAGGTAATCAACAGCAAGGAGGTGGGTTGTTTGGTGGCGGTgcacaacaaaatcaacaacagcaacaagGTGGTGGATTATTTGGTGCTAAGCCAGCAGGATCTACATCAATGTTTGGCCAAAGTGGTAATGCCGGAACCAATACAGGTGGTGGATTATTTGGAGGTCAAACCAACAATAATGCCGGTGCAACTAGTGGTGGTCTTTTTGGAGCTAAGCCTGCGACAAGTGGTGGATTATTTGGAAGTAACACTGGGACTACAGGCACTACAGGAGGTGGATTATTTGGTCAGCAgaataatcaacaacaaagtgGTGGACTATTTGGAGCCAAACCTGCTGGTACAACTGGTGGTGGGCTATTTGGAAGTACGCAACAGAGTGGAGCTACAGGAGGTGGTTTATTTGGTGGAGGTGcgcaacaaaatcaacaacagcaaccacaGCAACAAGGTGGTGGATTGTTTGGAGGATCGAATACTGGAGGTGGATTATTTGGTTCTAAACCTGCTGGAACTGCACCTTCTGGAGGGGGGCTTTTTGGAAGTGCTCAGCAAGGTGGTAACACATCAGGTGGATTATTTGGAGGAGGAGCCAATAACGCTGGTGGAGCAACTGGCGGTGGCTTATTTGGATCAACTCAAGGTGCTACAGGTGGTACTGGTGGTTTAGGAGGAGGAGCGGGAGGGTTTGGTTCTGGCGGTGGGTTATTTGGTAATGCCAATTcacaacagcagcaacagcagcaacaacaacccGGACAACCACTGTTTTTACAAAAGACccagcaacaacaaacgCAACCATTGGCCAACATCAACTCTCAAGACCCATATGGACAAAATCCCTTATTCCAATCGATTTCAGGAACTACccctcaacaacaacagtcaCAAGGCTATGGTGCTGATCAAAAGCCAAGAGCCACTGTAATTAGACGATCATTTGCAGTtccacaacaaaataaaaaagtgGTGACATTGGGCAATACAGCACAAAGAATTACACCGTTATTTAAAGTTAGTGTATTACCATCAGCTAATAAACCAGTTGAAAAAGCCCAAGATGaacttttcaaacaaaagagtGACCTGATATTCACTCCAATTACTGATCTGGCTATCATAACGTCAGATATATTTCGTCCAAATAAtaatttcaagaaattagttgttgaaaagagtAGTAAAGGGAAGTATAATTTGGCAATTAATGATGGAAATGATGAAACCAATAGCCCTGCTAAACAAGTTTCGTTTGTGTTGGATAGtgacaagaagaagaatggGGATGGAATTAAGGAAATTAATGCTACTCAAGCTGCTAAAAAGAATGGTGAGGCcaaagttgatttcaaGAGTAATGAAGTTGTCATTAATGGTGACaacaagaaagaagaaTCTACCAAGACAAATGAAAAGACAAAAGAGAccgatgaagatgaagttaaTGAGGAAGGGTATTGGACATCACCATCTATTTCCCAATTAAAAACTAAATCATTATCTGAactcaaatcaattgccaatttcaaaattggtcGCAAAGGATATGGATACTTGCAATACCttgaaccaattgatttatcaacaatgttaAACCTAGATGACCTATTCTctcttgttgaatttgataataaaTCATGTATCGTTTACCCTGACGACAACTTGAAACCTCGCAAGGGAGAAGGATTAAATTTACCTGCTCAAATTACATTACATAATTGTTGGCCATTGAATAAGCAGGATAGATTACCTATATTAGATCCTCATTCTGATATTGTTAAATTacatattgaaaatttacaGAAATTGCCAGGAATGAAGTATGTCAAGTATGATCCTGTTAGTGGCGATTGGACATTtacagttgatgaaatgtaAAGAGGTGGGGTGGATATAGTTTGtataaaaaaattcttgattctttctttttataGTACTTTGAATGCATAGAAGTCATTAGagatttgaataaagaGTAGTGAAAGATATCGGGGGCCGTTTAACTGTgagtgtgtgtgtgtgtgtgtgtgttaATTAATTAGCCTCAATTAACGATTGCAAGGAACCGCCATAAAGGGATTTTAATTAAAAACTTTACGAGATGTTTGcacacaaaaataaaaagcTTTAAACCTTGAGGTATATATTTAATAAATGACAAAAGTGGGTGTTGTGGGGTGGGTAGAGTAAATAGGCGAAACTGTTCAAATAGTGGGGTTGGTAGTTGGGGAGGTTGCAGAATACAGTTTGAAAAgtgttggttttggtttttgtttCGGCCATGGTCATTCATTTGAATCTGTTGGCTATTTCCCAAAATGTAAAAATTGTAGTAAGGGTAATGCATGATATACAATGTACGTCATATAAAAATGCAGTTATATTATGCAGGGCAAAGTGAATGAAATAAAATATAACTTGGGGATAAAAGTTGGCGAAGATAGTGGTATCTTACTACCGATTACTTAATAGAGTTTAAACACTCGCTTCATAAAAAGTGCAATACGTTAGAGGTCACTCCAGTTGATGCTaattgttgtagttgttgttgtttgttgctGGTCATGAGTAGTGCAATTGGGTGCATAAATACATTTATTGTATGAaggttttttttcttcatttttggtttttaAGCGCAATTGCAGTGTCGAAGATTCTCGGAATTTCTAAGCCAGCAAAATTACCCAATATGTAACTATTATTTGTATGATTGTAAAACACTGTTTATTGGCTGGAATATAATCATGAATGAAGTGTAGACTATTAATCACACAACTGTAGTTCTTAATGTGACTTTATTGCTAGATTAAAAACCCGAATTTCTTACAACACACACTGACTTTAATTAAAATGCGTCAATTACTTAATTCGGCAAAGTTTGATTGCGTGTGGAGCTCATTGAGAATTTCTTAATTCTTCCAAGCCATCCTTTTAATTATGTTTAATTTCCTCAATAAATTTCTAAGCTGGTTATGTTCTAAGTACTACTAAATTACTTTTATCCTCTAAAGTCCCGCCACAGCAATTACTTTCCCATACCCCCAATGTCTTCCATCCTCTACATAGTGAAGTACCGTAGACAAGAGTTTAACTACACGGTGTTTCGTCTTGGCGATAATATAATCACtcttgaataaataaacCAACTAAATAGGGAATTAGTTTAGAATTCTATATTATTAAACTATTTTCGTATAGGTGGGTGGAGGGGTGAGAACGTGTGTCGCTGTTTTAGGATAAATTCATTAGACTTAGAATTTTACGACACTCTATTTACATCcatacatacatatatattGCCACTTGATTAAAAATATAAATCCAAAGAAAACACgttcaacaaaaatataaattAACTCAAAGTTACATgacacacacacacacacacacacacaaaacaaacaataaacaataataTTACATAtgataaacaacaaaacttATATACAGTACTACCACTAAATACACATGACAAGCATACATACACAGTTTTTTATCAGTGAATTAAATATTTGTCTGTCTGaaatttatgaaaaatatatatacaatatTTCAtataccaacaacaaaatacaTAACTACTTACTACTTTTACACATTCTTTCTTATATCATACACTAAACTACAACTTGTAACTAGTACAATAGGTTATCTTCAACAGCAACTTTACAACTTCACATAGGTAAACCCCTCCACAACACAAATACTATGAGTCACATAGATGATAACCCCACTATGACAAACACCACCAATCACGTCCAATTATCACCAATATACAACTATatgcaacagcaacagcaacagcaacagcaacagcaacagcaacagcaacagcaacagcaacagcaacagcaacagcaacagcaacagccaATGGAACAAACACAAAGTAATGTACACGCAGCTTCCGGTGATATCCCCGTATCAAGGGGTCACgctttgaaaaacaacaacagccacaTTATTAGTAACCACAACCTGTACAATAACCAAAATGGATCCGATCAACCAGTACAAGCTGAACACAACATCTTGCCACAGAAACTACCACTCCCTCTACTCCctcaaaaacaaaaccaacatcaacagcagCTACAGAAACAACAGCAGTCGCAAACAATCTCCCCACCTTTTGACGCTAGTTCCCCACCACATGATAAAATGgaaaatttatcaactaCGCAAAAGAAGTTTCTCTTGTCCACATCATCGCCAGAAGGTATACAAGTGGCCTCCAAAATCACTCCTACTCGATTAGCCAACTTGTTGATTAGAAAAGGTCCATTACCTATACGTCATATTACTGCTCAACTAACTTTAGAAGTTCCTTCGTTTGAGTTATTAAGTTTGAGTAAACAAAGACGATTGATTATGGCAGCTATGGAACAAGTTGATCCTACTAATAAtgttgtatttgaaaaaattggttgGGGTCAGTGGGCAGTAAGAAAAGTTGATAGTGATTACATTGTCACTGAAGGAACTGAACAACAAGcgcaacaacagcagcaaccacaacaacatttaGGTGGCACGCCCCAATCAGTACTGCCTGAAGGACAAGATGGATCTAATGGTAAGAAATTGGGTAAACAACTCAAGTCACAATCCGTGGAACtggaaaagaagatgatcaatatcaatgatttgagGAATCAAActaatttgaaacttggATGgtcaaagaaaaagaaagatgcAAGTGGTGCTTCAGATAAAAATGGGGCCAGAAGAGAGTCAATAACAAATCCAATCAAAAACCTTCATAATATCAAATTACCAAATGAAAGTATTGATAATGCAATAGCCTCGGATAGtgaagatgaggaagaaAACGAATTCAATGAACttgaagaggatgaagtAGgctttgatgatgatgatgatgatgaagacgaagaCGAAGACGAGGAAGATGACATATCTGGACTTGATGAAAGACTAATAAGAAATGGTAGACATAGACTACATGATCATCAaatggatgaagatgagcCTTCTAATAGTTCCGATCAAGATGCCAtacttgatgatgacgatgaagaaatgTTTGCTTTTGATGATACGCCCATAGGTAATACCTCTGCAAACCTACATCACAGgctgaaatcaaagaaacTGTCTCCACCTTTGAAATTTGCCAATAGAGTGCCTTCCAAAATTAGtccaccaccaatttcatctaCTGCATCTTCATATGATTCTAAAGTTGCagcaagaagaagaaaatcaaGTTCTTCAGCCCCAAGTTCAGTAACTAAACCATCTACATTGAGACATTATCATGCTACACATCATCCACACCACACTCATCTCCTAAACAACCCCACTTTTATCAATCgatcaagattgaattcgattgaaaatttggataATTATATTGCGTCTACTTCATCAGGTAGAAACTCAACTGTACTGATTAGCCTGCCACCACCGGCAATTGCATTTAGTTATAGTTCTGCTGGATTAGGTGTAAATGGGGGTACTGCTACTGGCAGTGGTGAAGTTGCCGATGTGCGAAGTGCAGTGTTTGGTGCATCTCCTGTATCAGCAAGTAATGCATCACCAGTGGGATCATGGGGTTCTAATAACGGTAATCGCCATTATGTTATTCATAATGAAGAAGCAGCTAAAGCAAACAAGAGTCGACgcaaatcatcatttaATGAGTCGCATGAAAGATCTACATTGAATAGTATACgacaacaattgcaatcactgcaacaacaaccaaagaCACTGCCACGGCTGAGTAGtactcaacaacaacaacaacatcatcatcgtcatcatcatcagagAAGTAGTAGTATTTCAAGTGAtactgatgaagaggattGGCAGTCTATAGGTCCAGAGTTTTTGAGACAAAAGAAACTGAATGGTGATGGGCTGGGTGATAAAAAAGAGGAGGAAGTAAGGCACGCGGATATCAAAGTTGAGAAGGATGTCAATTCAAGAGACGGTTCTGTCAATTCCAATGTAAATGctaatgaagaagaaaagtCAGCAGCATTTGCATTAGTCAATTTGATGTCAGTTTGATACACCCTTTTAAATTTAATACATAGCTGGTCAATGTATTATAACCTATACTATATTTTAGTTtcacatatatatatatataaagaTAAAGATAAAGATACTTGGTAACTTACAGTGTGTATAGGCTGTATCCCACATGGTTGAAATTTCACATTGGTTTAGTTAGTTTGatttttatatataaatgCGTGTGTCAATAATTATTCCCAATTAGgaaatgaaattgtgaattcacttctttttctttctctcaTTACACGCGTCGAACTTTTCactaaagaaaaagttttgcaacagATTTCATTCATACATAGAAGCCAACCACTTttctttcatcaacttATTAGCTAACTGCTCATCTATCGATCAATCATGGCTACAGCAGTTACAACTACAGCAGCTGCTATTCTTCCCTCAATCCAAGTCAAAGTCAATTACAGTGACTGTAAAGAGATTATTCGtgattttattcaaaattttaaagATACAACTATTGATATTGACGAATTGGAAACCAATGACGAAGATGAAACCCCCCACCATCAAGGTAAATACATGAacattttacaaaaagtGGCTAATCGAGAAACAACCACCATCTATATCGAATTTGATGacttgaagaaatttttacaaaattttgatgcTGAATCTACTTCCATTTATCAAGAACTGAGAcatttattcaatactATAATGATTAACACTCATCgatttttggaaatttttagTGATGTGATTGACCAATTGATGCCAGAACCAACAAGAGATGTCTCCTATCAAGACGATGTATTGGATGTCATTTTGAGTCAAAGACGAATTAGAAATCAACgagttgaacaagaagCTTTGGATGAATTAAATCAGTTGAGAGATGGTATTTCACAACCTACTGATCAGGAAAACATTGCTAACCCGACTGAACCAAATTTGTTCCCAGCAAGATTGACGAGAAGatattgtttgtattttaaGCCATTGGCTTTGGACCAAGATAAATCATTGTCAGTTAGACAAGTTAAAGGTAAACATGTTGGTCATTACATCACATTGAGAGGTATTGTCACCAGGGTTAGTGATGTGAAACCAAATGTGTTGGTGGTTGCTTACACTTGTGATAAATGTGGgtatgaaatttttcaagaagtTAATTCAAGAGTATTTACACTATTGTCAACTTGTAATTCACCTATCTGTTCAGCTGATAATGTCAAGGGACATTTATTCATGTCAACCCGTGCCTCCAAATTCTCCAGTTTTCAAGAAGTTAAAATCCAAGAAATGTCAAATCAAGTACCAGTCGGACATATCCCTAGGACAATGTCAATTCATGTTAATGGTGATTTGGTAAGATCAATGAATCCTGGTGATACCGTTGATGTATC is a genomic window containing:
- a CDS encoding Apn1 protein (similar to C. parapsilosis CPAR2_404640 and C. albicans APN1 similar to S. cerevisiae Apn1p, an AP endonuclease) — encoded protein: MPPKVKAPKVKVEKPFAYERNLNSRFKFGAHVGMSGGIYKAVTNSMNIGGNSFALFLKSPRKWVSPALKPDDIAKFAELCKQHNYNPRTDILPHGSYFINLANPDPEKEAKAYDSFLDDLKRCEQLNIGLYNFHPGSSLDGDRKQALKQLANNINKAIKDTAFVKIVIENMAGHGNLIGSDLKDIREVIDMVDDKSRVGVCLDTCHSFAAGYDITDEDKWNAFLKQFDEIVGAEYLSAIHLNDSKAPLGANRDLHQKLGQGFLGLEVFRAIANCDRLQGIPIVLETPVGDDDEIYGEEIKLLEWLEGRPKDDADFIAKKDELWALGKKERDEQLKKFEVKTKKRAKDEEKNGDITKMVKKKKVGAK
- a CDS encoding Nup116 protein (S. cerevisiae homolog NUP116 has role in mRNA export from nucleus, tRNA export from nucleus, protein import into nucleus, tRNA splicing, via endonucleolytic cleavage and ligation and localizes to Nup82 complex); the protein is MFGGGTSSGFGGFGTNTANTNSPFGGGANTTTNTNTNTNASPFGTSTTNTGGGLFGNASSNPTSSFGSSNVFGSGNTGTTGTSAFGSNTAGASGGGLFGSNQASNTTASASPFGQPQQSAPSVFGSGTQGSSAFGSSNAGTGGGLFGSKPATTSTFGFGSPAANNTTTSPFGASTATTNAFGATSGDPNANNGTAVKPFSPHSEKDSANINNVFQNICCMPEYKNYSFEELRLKDYEQGRRFPPNQGAAGGAFGSTANTGTGFGFSGTAQQQPSTGGGLFGGQASSSPFGNTGNTTSGFGSSFNKPAASPFGSSGAFGSTQQQASPFGASNTGNAFGANKPGTGFGSTNTNTGGGLFGGASGSNNAFGQKPATGFGSGNTSTFGSSGGAFGNTGASPFGQANNTQQQQQQGGGLFGGSNTGGAFGNTSGGFGQSNTGNAFGSNTGASGGGLFGGQQSSGFGAKPSTGFGSTGGGLFGQQGNQQQGGGLFGGGAQQNQQQQQGGGLFGAKPAGSTSMFGQSGNAGTNTGGGLFGGQTNNNAGATSGGLFGAKPATSGGLFGSNTGTTGTTGGGLFGQQNNQQQSGGLFGAKPAGTTGGGLFGSTQQSGATGGGLFGGGAQQNQQQQPQQQGGGLFGGSNTGGGLFGSKPAGTAPSGGGLFGSAQQGGNTSGGLFGGGANNAGGATGGGLFGSTQGATGGTGGLGGGAGGFGSGGGLFGNANSQQQQQQQQQPGQPSFLQKTQQQQTQPLANINSQDPYGQNPLFQSISGTTPQQQQSQGYGADQKPRATVIRRSFAVPQQNKKVVTLGNTAQRITPLFKVSVLPSANKPVEKAQDELFKQKSDSIFTPITDSAIITSDIFRPNNNFKKLVVEKSSKGKYNLAINDGNDETNSPAKQVSFVLDSDKKKNGDGIKEINATQAAKKNGEAKVDFKSNEVVINGDNKKEESTKTNEKTKETDEDEVNEEGYWTSPSISQLKTKSLSELKSIANFKIGRKGYGYLQYLEPIDLSTMLNLDDLFSLVEFDNKSCIVYPDDNLKPRKGEGLNLPAQITLHNCWPLNKQDRLPILDPHSDIVKLHIENLQKLPGMKYVKYDPVSGDWTFTVDEM
- a CDS encoding Stb3 SIN3-binding protein 3, coding for MSHIDDNPTMTNTTNHVQLSPIYNYMQQQQQQQQQQQQQQQQQQQQQQQQQQQQPMEQTQSNVHAASGDIPVSRGHALKNNNSHIISNHNSYNNQNGSDQPVQAEHNILPQKLPLPLLPQKQNQHQQQLQKQQQSQTISPPFDASSPPHDKMENLSTTQKKFLLSTSSPEGIQVASKITPTRLANLLIRKGPLPIRHITAQLTLEVPSFELLSLSKQRRLIMAAMEQVDPTNNVVFEKIGWGQWAVRKVDSDYIVTEGTEQQAQQQQQPQQHLGGTPQSVSPEGQDGSNGKKLGKQLKSQSVESEKKMININDLRNQTNLKLGWSKKKKDASGASDKNGARRESITNPIKNLHNIKLPNESIDNAIASDSEDEEENEFNELEEDEVGFDDDDDDEDEDEDEEDDISGLDERLIRNGRHRLHDHQMDEDEPSNSSDQDAILDDDDEEMFAFDDTPIGNTSANLHHRSKSKKSSPPLKFANRVPSKISPPPISSTASSYDSKVAARRRKSSSSAPSSVTKPSTLRHYHATHHPHHTHLLNNPTFINRSRLNSIENLDNYIASTSSGRNSTVSISSPPPAIAFSYSSAGLGVNGGTATGSGEVADVRSAVFGASPVSASNASPVGSWGSNNGNRHYVIHNEEAAKANKSRRKSSFNESHERSTLNSIRQQLQSSQQQPKTSPRSSSTQQQQQHHHRHHHQRSSSISSDTDEEDWQSIGPEFLRQKKSNGDGSGDKKEEEVRHADIKVEKDVNSRDGSVNSNVNANEEEKSAAFALVNLMSV